One Glycine max cultivar Williams 82 chromosome 8, Glycine_max_v4.0, whole genome shotgun sequence genomic window, AGTTAGCACACAATAAGAATATTACACTCAAGCAAAAGATCAAGCTTCTTACGTGATACCTCAAACTAATTTAAAAGCAAAACCCATCAATATGAGAAACAGGACCGAACCCATTTCTTGTCTCAGCTATTTGTCACAGGAACATTgagaaattaaacaataaaaagaaaaagaaaacaaataacactGAACAATCTGGTAAATTAGAGGTTCAGAAATATCAATAATAgtagaaaatcattttttacttctttctcCAACACAAGCCTTAACTTATATACACGAATCAATACAGGGTTACTTTGTTCATATTACAAACagatgttttttatatattatataaatataaataatttatcaattcTTTAATGAGTGCAAGAACATTGAGATATTATCAACGTGACAATATTCAGTCACTTATCTAATTAAAATCTCAAGCTTTCAAAGAGAGAATGGTATATCATAATTTGACAGCCTTACCTTCCAAAAGGTAGTACTCAGATCATCAATATCTGAAAGAGATTTTAAATTGTCAGCCTGCAAAGTGAAAAAgttagttgataaaaaaatttctggCATCATATCCATAAAAACGACTAACGGTAAATATCCGTTGATTTTTAGGAGGGGTTGATTTTTAGGAGGGGCGGGGGAGGGGGCAGAGATTATGCCAAAAGCATAGGATTAACacatttatatttcaaattattctataaaaaattgaacttaaaatcaaaacaatagTGGACATTAACCTCTTCTCTATTGAGAATGAACTCCTCCTCATTAGACTCAAGCAAACCATCATCGTCATCTAACCCTCCCAACTCAACTTCTTGAACAGCAGTGTCTGAACCGAAAAATGCATACTGTGATGCATCAAAAACTACATCATAGAAAAAAACAAGTTTCCACCATTAGAAATATTTAACATGAAAAGTACAGGATGATGCACTGTTGGACATAGCAGAGAATTCCCATGTGGCTGAGACACCAAACATAACATCAAGTCAAAAAAATCCACTAGTAAGACAAAAAAAAGCTGAGAAAAATGACATAGTAATCCTAATTTTGAAAAGCGTGCAAATATCATTGGAAGTGCAACAAGTCTTTcattaaaatggaaaaaaggaatgttatttaaaataatttccaatAACAAAGCATTGACACGTGACAAAACTGCTCTTAACTCAGCACTATCTGGATTTGCAGCAAATAAAACGGCATTACACAGCAACCAAACACTATGGTCATCAACTGAAGCAGTCAACAACACCACACCCCAAAAGATGTTAACACAAAATTCCAATTCATATGGAATAATCAGAGCATGTTAAACTTTCTAGAATTTGCAAAACTATCAGCTATAGCTGAAGGTTTTGGTTCAGCTACTCAGCAGGCCATGTAAGAACTTAGAACCTTTAGCTTAAAAGGATGCTGTGTGTAAACTGAAGATAACAACCAATCAACaatagaaattcaaaaataagaacTTCGTAAAAACAATAGCAACTAAGTAATATTGGATCAATTTTCCTataattcaaatcaaattagtGGTTAAAACAGACCAGATCTACATAAACaaactgaataaaaaaaacacacacaaaaacaaatacCCATCAAAGAAATGGTTAggcaaaatggaaacaaaaattgaatccCAGAAGATGAAGCAAACCTGTGGGAACATTTCCCAGTTGCCTAAGATCCCCTGTCTTGGGAGTTCCCCCAACATCGCCCCCAGTTCCAAACCCATCCGTATCCaccatgaaaacagaaaacccagaaagaaaagcaaaaaaactcaaagagaaaagagaacCCAATACGAAAAagtttgaatcttgaaacactattttctttctttgattaAAACTTGAAACTTAAAccgaagcaaaaggggaagaagaagaagaagaatatcgGTGCAAATAATTGAGCAAATgaaaaaaggattaaaatttgGATCAAAGCGAAGGAGAAGAAAGGGAGACAGaagataaaagagagagaaaggagaaaCCCTACAACTACAAATACAAAGGAGATATTGATTGAGATttatttgagaattcttttttgTGCCCAAAGAACCCTAAAACAGGAACCAGAATACGACTAATCTATAATCAATCATCAAtctatcttatatatatatatatattcctttcaaataattcaattaatattaataaaaaaattatatttattttattctattctattaaaattatttaatcattacattaaatcttaaatttattgatataatatatattaattgattgattcaaattaattaataattaaaaactttatttatcaTTCTCgtaataaaacaattaatatttaattatttttggaatttttttatttttttatttttaattattttaattaaataattgatgtCAGGTAACAACTAAAATCAGTTTTGAGTGTATACGTATGAAATgttcagaaaaagaaaattgtcactcataataaaattgtttccatgaaagATACTTTTACTCGTACCAAAGAAAGATAGACATTGTCATGTTTATctatgtacatttttttaaagtttgagaTAAAACACTAGTAaactttttcgtttttttaaaataaaacgttaaatttgatatattataagAATTGTTTGTTATTTATTGATGTGTATTTTagtgttagtttgttagttaaAATAGATGTTTGTCAACATTTTGGTTTCTTTAGGAAAATATCGTGGTTAaggaatcaatttaaaatttgtttacaaCAATCGTAAATGAGACTAGTGAGTTTGCATAGAaattacatgataaaaaaaagtaaaaagatagagaagttcaagtaaaaatatataccaAATAAGGAAATCACATTTATTATTGGTAAATGTATATAtactataaaaaattgtaaaatataattaacatttaatttaactatttacaaattactatttttaaataGCACTTTTATAATGTAGAGAGGAGTTTACATTtgtgtatattattatattcaacTATAACAAATAATAACTATAAAGTATGGAATTTATTTGATGTGTGAATATGTTTGAGATTAATTTTTAGATGATTTTTCGTCTTTCCTAGTAATATTAATGTTTTCTAGTAGTGCTTCAAGTAGCAAAAATGACTCGTGGGAGCTTTTTTTGTTGGgggagtatatttttttttgtcaaagattATATTTAGTGTAAGTAATGAAGAAAAACACACATTTATTTTATCGAGCACAACATGAGAAAGaagacataataataataaaaaaaaccaacacctaaacattatttattttattcaacgtGATTTAATCTTTCATCCTATATATCTACATGATTTGAACCTAGACACAATCTTTTcacaataagtttttaaaataaattggatAAACTTACAAACCTTACCTTCCCTCCACATGACCTAacattctaaattttaaatgaaaaaaaaaaatataatttaaaaattaaataatatctttaaaatctaaacaaatcataaaactaaaataatatcttctaaatctaaataatattataacgatttgaaattacaaatttatctCCAACATTAAGTACTTGTTGATTTAAAGAGTAAATGTATGCAAGTAAAAATCTATGTACTTTTTCAAAGAGTAATTTACTCTTTAAATTATTGAGGTATTTTTATCCTTTAGCTTGACAAGAATGCATAGATTGGTAGAATTTTTCATTCCTATGCACGGATGTCGTATTGGAATTCCAATCAAGAATCGGATCTTTCCacccaaaaaaaatcatgaatcgGATCATATTAAGAATGGTAAGATccatgattaataaaaaaaaaatataatgttaagGCTATTTTCGCTTTAGTCTAGTCCTCTTAAAATTcctcttaaaaatataatgttaagaaaatataatgttaaaaaaatataatgttaagGCCATTTTAACTTCTATTCGTGTTCGCTGACCTAGACAAAATTATACATGTTGATAGATGCAACAATGGTATAAAATAGACATCCAAATCCAATAGCCATGTCAGCATTTAACTACATCTTTATGGCAAGGACCAATggcaaaaaaaagtataataggAACAATGTAAAAAAATCCCTATATTACAAAGTTAATTacaccataaaataaaaatacaaggctaaaacacTTAAGAAGTTAGAACAGATATTCATTAAGCCTCCCTAGTCAAAATAATTAGGTACCAAGCAGCCTGCCTAAATCATTTGCCAAAAAATCATGCAAATTTTCAACCATCCATCATCAAAGTGGCCACTTAATTATATTTCCAGATAGGAAAAGGAGCAAGTGAACAACGAACCTCAGCAAATTTCCAAAGAAAACAATGCCAAAGTCAGAGAGAGAAACAGTGAAGGAAAAAAACTAAATACTCTCATGTTAGGGAATCCATAAGAACACATATCTACAAATTGACAACTCAAGtgcaaaagataaattatgcaACAAGTTCAACATGACTTATTCTTCACCAGTGTTCCTTTGAATGTCAGCATGCCATTGCCAACTGGTCAACCTGTGTCTCAGTGAAATTTGCACCCCCTCAATGGCCCTTACCGTTTCAGCAGAACGGTTCTATCAAAGATATGATGAGTACAACCCATCCATCCCCATCCTTCTATATATAATAAGGAAACATGGGAACCAAATATGTCCTAAACCTGTACATGCTAACAACTACTGTGTCCCTACCAGCCACACATAGTAACAATTATATAAGCTCCCCtgtcaagaaaaagaaaagacatgAGGAACAGATCAAGCCGGGCCCGACATAAAAGGCCTGATTGCAAATTTATCACAAAGCTGCACATTATGACAAGTAGACAATTAAGGGTGAGGCAGAAGCCTCCATCATAGATGCAACTCGGCAACTCGCACTCTCCACATTTAAGATTTTTCTCCAGATGTACTTGAACAGATCCAAGGTTGTCCTTACGACATCGGTGTGATCATCAACCTGAAAACCATAATCAACAAGTGAACTTCTGATGTAGATCCATCAACTTAGCACTGTTTCTGAGTTCACATGACCGCCACTACCCCCAGTGTTGCTGTTAAATCCTACCACAGGAACAGAACGTTGAGCAAAATCCAGCAATAACTTCCTCTGGTGCTCGTCAGTGTGAGGGAGGCTAGCACGCAAGAGTTCGACAGGCATTTCTCTACCAATAGATTTGGCAGCATCTGGTCCAATGTCATCCACATTGGAGGTACTTTGTATAAGCATGGATTGCATGATACTATGATATTTATTCATGCAATACTTAGTGAGAAGGccaaaaaattcatcaaatgagGCCTGCCAAAATGAACGATTACCCATATTGAAGTTGCAAGCAGCATGTGGATCAGTTAGAACTTCAGTAGCCCTCTCAAGAACGGATATTAAAACAAGGGAAGCACCATCTCCAGAGGTGCTTCCAATGGGGCGTAGAGGAGGCTGCTCTGCAGAACAAACAACTGCAGCAAGGCAGGCACTAAGAGCACCAAGATCCATTCCTCGGACACATTGGCAAACAACCTTGGCAAGGTTATTTGTAGTCTCTAAAGCTGCCGGATCTGAGGGGAGACCACCAAATAAGAATCTTAAATGACGAAATACGGTCATGCAGACTATCCTCATAAGCTCACTTCCAGGAGGAAGCAACTGAAGATACTTTGCAAGGAGCTTACGTCCCTTGGGAAGAGATACCAACCGAATGAAAACAAGATCATCCTTAGCAGCAAGCCCAACTTTGTGTCCATTCTTTCCCAGTGGGTCAACAAGTTGAAGTGAAGTTGCTAGTCCTTCCAACAGGACTTGCCTTCTTCGTCTTAAATGTGTTCCACCATCTTGTGGCTGATTAAACTGTAGGTAACGATCAATATCATCCACATCAAGAAGAAGACAAAGACCATCCTCAATTGTGACTCTAGCAGCAAACCTAGGTTCCTGCTCAAGAGGCTTCTCTGAAATCTTTTGATCAGAGCTAGAAGTGTTTGGAGGGTCAACCTCAAGAAGAGGGCGAGGACAGcgaatagaagaaaatgaaacccTCCCTAGGGCATCAATCTGAACAAATGAATGTGGCTCAGTATTAGCACGGGATCGTGGAGGATATTCCCTTATTTGGCTTGGGCAAAATGGATGTTTTAACTTAGCCACATTAGGTTTTTTTGCCAGACAAGCTTGGTGGTAATAGTCATCTACATATGGGTCATTACTATGAGTCACAGCATGTTGCATTCTAAGAATGCTCTCTATTTCATCACTTGTCATATACTTGGACCGAAACTGAAATGAACCACTGTCACTCTTTTGGCTACTGGCATCAGAACCATGTAGGGAAAAACGAAGACTGTGTTTAcctttatgagttgattttggTTTATGATCTCTACCATCGGTAATTCCATGCATATGTTCATATTTGCTGATTACAGATGAGCCAGAGGAAGGGCGGGGATTGAATAAATGAGACTGGAAGCCTGATAAGTAGCCTGCAGATCGCTGACCAGGATGATGCAGTCTATGCTGCTGTTGTTGTAATTGAGTCATCAAGTGAGGAGCTACTGATCCATTATGAAGGTGTAATTGTTGCTGTAACATATTATTAAGGAGATTTGAATGATCTCCAGGATACAACCCTGCCTGGTTGACCAATTGATTCTGTATTCGCTGATTATGATGGGAACCAGTAGGAAATTGGCGTGTGCTTACACCAAAATGTGACCCAAGATTTAATGCACTCGGCTGTAGTGCAGAATTAGAGAAATGAGAACGATTTTGAGATGATAGCACCATCTGAGCTGCTCCAGTATGATAAGGAATGTTCAAGTGTCCTGTACTATGGCTTGGAGAACCCAGCTGAGATAGACCACCAGGGGGAGGATAAGAAGTGAATGAAGACTTTGGTACCAAAATTGGTTCACTAGAAAAACGAGGAAGCTCCTGTTGTTTTTCAGGATATGAAGATGTTCTGTACAAGGGCTTTGATTCTTGTAAATGCGCAACAGAGGAATGTGGCTGTGATGACCATCGTTTGCCATCATGATCATGAGCAGTTTCTGTGTCGTAAATATGCTGATCAAACCAGTTAGGAACTGGTTCACTAGAGCAATGTTGGAGGTGGTAGTGTTGCTCCTGCCTTTGCTGCTCGGGATAAGAAGATGTTCTGTACAAGGGCTTTGAATCATGTAAATGGGCTAGGGAAGAATGAGGCTGTGATGACCATCTTTTGCCATCTGTAGAACCTTCACTATCATAAGCATTCTGATCATACCAGTTAATACTATCTTCCCTTTGTGACCATTCAGAAGTAGAATctgcataaaacataaaaatatcaacaaatcactcaactaaaaaatattgCATATATTGAAAAAGGAGGAATAGAGTAGAGGTGCTAAAAACCCTGGAATACATAGTTAATTTGATAGCAAGACACATAAGTGACATAACCCCATCTTAAAGCATAATTATGAAGAGAATTTTACACACACAAGACCAGACCTTCTGAAAATTAAAGATACTAGAGGCAATCCCTCAGATGAAATGTCACATATAGCTTACAACTACATGCCCTTCCTCAATTATTAGTGTGATTACTACATAGCACAAGGAATTTTAGTAAACTTACTACATATTAAGTTGCCATCACGTTTGCCAGAGGAAGTTTTCTACTTAAACACCATCAAATAAAGGATAAGCTTGTAGCAGAAACCCCACTCCCTATCCATTAGGCATAGAAAAGTTGTACACATGCTATCACAAGTTGTAAATATATGCTTGTATTCATGATTTTATACATCCCCCGGTCCATTAGCATATGCCCACTAACTTAAGGTAATTTGCTATATTTGTCTATtggaaaataatataagttGTGGCCTTGTAGGTGtgtttgtaaatataaatatgccATGCTAAAACACTATTTAGAAGCAATATATAACCATAGAGTATGATAGTAGTATTGAGTCTATTGACAATgcaattcttacaaaaaaaatataaaaaggattgCTTACAtgcatcaatttttttctcagcaaatgatcaaaatataataaaaatctataaaataaattaataattataattattattaaaaacggAAGCACTTGATTTATTGAATCATAGTTTTCCCACAGCTCATGAATCACTATGTCTATTAACCTCATAAGAACTAAAGAGTAACAAATAGTGTATATTCAAAAAATCTATGGATATCTGTTACACTTGCACATAAACGAAATCACAAGTTTTCTTGCCATTAAAAATCCAttaaagagagaggggggagtcTAATCTAGATTAAAAGTGCCAAACTGAAAGTATAAATCTGATATCGGATATCCAAATTCCAAACAGATAGTTTATAGTTTACACTTAAACAAGCAACACATCAGAGTATAacggaaaaatatttattagaaatgataaataaataaattaagaaagataaaagcaaaagatatattatttttattttaataaaagaaagagaaaattggTGAGTTCTTTACAATTGTTTTACTCACTTTCTCTTGATCCCCGTTCACCAATAACACCAGCACTTCTTGGTCCACTCACGACCTTGTTCAactgaaatgaataaaataaaaaagattcttAATCTTTGTATTGATTTGCATTAAGCAGAATTAATAACCATTCATGGAGACAACCAGACAAGCAGTatgatcaaaatcataaaagacgctgaataataaaataagtacagGTGGGGCATATATAATGACAATATAAAACAACTACTGTGATGccaaaaacaatcaaacaagttTGAAATGCCAAAGGAAGCAAGCTAATCATATTAACCTTTCATTTAACTACCTCTTccacttttcctttcctttttctttaatgaATGAGAAACAgctacatttaaaaaattaatggagttaCCAACCGCAGGAACTTATGTGCCAGTaagcataaaaagggaacaGAAAAAACTAGTATGCTGCACAGAGAAACTTAGAAATACACTATAATACCGACAGGCTCCATTAATGTGGTAGCACAAATAACTTTAACCAACAACTTCAGAAACTCAAAATTCTCAAAAATCTAGAGCATTTTACCAATATAGTTTCTTTTggtatttttctttaactttccaACTTTCAAGGTTAATCACAAGTGCAAAACAATTTGTTTATTACACTATGGTTCAAAAGCGGGGGCAGGAAAGGAGGGATTTTAATAAAGGGGGGCTGAGGGAAAGGGGAGGGGAATGAAGAAGAGGACCACCTTGTTTAGGGCGTATGGTTGAAGGGGAGGCCGAGAGTGAGGGGTGGAAAGGGGCCCCTTATTTGGTTTTTAAGAGGAGACGAGGGAAAATAATAGTATGATACTGTTAGATCCTTATAAGTATTAATGGAAGGGACAGGAAAGGATATAAAACCTCATCAAAAACTATAAACCACTTTCTCTCGCTCCACAGCCCCCAATACTAGAAAGGGGACAAAAATGGGAGGGGGGGGACTTTTTTAGTCCCCTCTcatttaaaatagaataaaaaagttCACACTATTTCTTTCCACTGATCCAAACAACTAAAGAGTAAAGAGAATTTTTTTCCACTTCTTCCTTATTTTTATCCATCCAAACAACACCTCTTTTCTACTCTATTTCCCTACTATTTCTATCCTCCCtatttcttcccttttttatttcttctctctctATCTCACTTCTGATCCAAACAGAGCAGTCTTCCAAAATTCCCCTTAAACCTCAAAATTTTCAGCTGGGTCATGGCAGAGATATTTTAGTGATTTTCATGAAGgttttctaaaagaaaactaTACAGATTTTTTCGTATCTGAAATGAACAGACCTCTTTGTGTGATGCTCTGCCTCCTGTGTTTGATTCAGGCTTCTTACCCATGTTTACCAGCCAGCACCTGCATTTTCTGGCAAGCACATGACTGTTTCCGGTGAATCCagattctgtttttgttttcccCTTTTCTGGCAAGCACATGACTGGTTTCTGAattcatattcaatttttttaattacaaatgtTTCATGAATTTTgagcaatttaaaaaaaaaatagcatttatATGTATACAGTTACAGTATTactaattagttaattaataaatactattatgtgtaaaaatttaagaatcaaATAGCATGTGCACTATCCCACTGTAATATTTGTGATAAAGTataatgtattaatttttatttaaaaagttatcaaAGTTTATTTTGGTCCCTCCTTTAGATGTTTTCTGGATCCATCCCTGATGTTGAGTGCAAAACATATTATGAAATCTGTCTATACATCCTGCTCAGACCAAAAAAACTAACCAATGGAAGGAAACCAAGATAACCTTCCAAGTTTCTGCAAAGATTCTAAAGTTGCAAGATCCATGAAATATAAACACACAGAAATAACAAAGGATTTGGATTTAACATCAGAAGACATACTAGCCCAGTAGCCCAtcacttataatattttatttttcttcatttttgaaGAAAGCATGTGCTGTACCAAGCAAAGGAAAACTCACTATGATCAATGAAGAATAAAGGGTAgtcagttaaaaaaaacaaataaaactgaaCAATCAAGGAAACCAGAGGTTCAGAAATATTATTTAGTGTGGAATATTCACTTTTTTCCATGTCTTAAATCATATTTGAAGCATTGCATCAATCATATTGCAGAAGCACAATTCCTTTTtctctaaaatttataaattcaaacatgtaaattttctatttttaaatgcaTTAGCGCAAATTAAGAAATTATCATCATCGCAAAATTTGTCACATCTAAAAAAATCTCAAGCATTAAGAGAAAGCATCATAATGGTGATTTAAAAACCCTACCTTCCAAAAAGTGGTAGTAAGATCATCAATATCAGAAAGAGATTTTACATCCTCAGCCTGCAGAGTGAAAGTATAAGTTAGTTGATATGAAATTTTAGCACTGTGTCTGTAAAGAGCTGCTGGACTAAAAGCATAAGCTCAACATGTTTATacccaaaaatattataaccaaaatttgaaatcaaaaacaaaaaatcgtCGTCATAAAAACTAAGAAGATtgaaaattaagtaattaaccTCTTCTCTATTGAAAAAGAACTCCTCCTCATTAGACTCAACAATAGGCAAACAGCCATCATCTTCTAACCCTCCCAACTCAACTTCCTGGACAGCTTCTTTACCGAAGAATGCATATTGCGATGCGTCAAAAACAGCACCTTCTGCAAGACAAATAATTCCAGTCAAAGACCTAACAATATCTCAGAACAAAACTTAGATATGTAAAGCCAAGGAAAATAGCAAACATCATTGCAAGTACAACAAGTTTATTTCACTCTAAAAATTGGGAAACACATCAATGCAAATAACATTCTTTGACCTCAATCATCAACAAAGAGTAAGCAAACACACTACACAATACAGAGAGAGGTTATGCAGTCATGAAACACTATGCTCAATCAACTAAAGCAGCAAACAACGGCATAAACCtgaacataacaaaaaatattctcaaaaaaaaaagaaacttaaaaaGCTTCATCATTAAGCTTCTGGGAGCTGAAGCTGAAAACCAAACAACCACCTTGAAATGCATCTTAAATCTTTTCccataattcaaattaaaacaagTGATTAAACAACACCAGATCTACAAGACCAAGCTGAATCAAAGAACACAAAAAAAGACACCCTTAAAGAAAAgggtaagaagaagaaaaaacgagATTTGAAACCTGAGGAAACATTCCCCAATTCCCTAAGATTCTCTGCGTTGGGAGCGCCACCAACACCACCCCCACCTCCAAACCCATCCATATCCAGCATAAAAACGAAGGAAGAACGAACCCCAGAAAACAAAAACCGCGAAAGATCAAAGATTTAGGGAGAAAAAGAGAATTAGAGAACCCAATGAGAAAAGGGTCGTTGTTCAAACTTGAAAGAAaccccctttttttcttcttctgttttTCTCAGAGCGAGAACGGTAGAACAAAAGGGGGGAGAAGAAGATCTGTGCTGACAATTGAACAcatggaagaagagaaaaatggaagaaaaagaagaagaaaaaaaaagtttgagatTTGGATCAAAGAgaaaacagaaagaaagagagagacaaACAGAGGAGAGAGACAAACAGTGAGAGGAACCCTACAGAGGAGATATTATTGAGCCAAATttattacagaaaaaaaaattgttctttgcttttgttttttctaattttattattatgttgcgTAAAAAGCAGGACGAGAACGGGACATCTTGGCTTCGGAAAAATTAACTTTGgacaactaaaaatatttatttatgaataaaatttgaataaatgattgatttttttattggtataaAGTTGtccaattaataattatttttgtttggatgTCAGAGtatatagtaaatatttttaccaatataatttattttataccaaATATCAATCAGGATTTTTATAATAAGTGATTTTTCATTTTCctgtctttttttaattttcttatcttatttcttaattaaatttgaatttagtttTGATAATCGCGCTAATATTacatgttattaaaaaaaattgttcagcattaaaaaatatataatggtaactttaaatttaatattaagtctAAATGCATATCTGAAATCTGaatagtatttataaaaataataatatatttaatgccgtaatatagtaaataaatttcatatttttacatagtaaatatgatttttattaaaaatataatttttttatatttatatttaattatagatttatatatggtaaatttgttaattattatgataattattttataaaatgtaattaaaatgatttctaattaataaataatgtaaaaaaaagttgttttaaaaattaatgtgaaaaATTTACACCAATtacatatgaaaattaaattctaatatgtttttatcaattttt contains:
- the LOC100812450 gene encoding protein PAT1 homolog 1 isoform X1; translation: MLDMDGFGGGGGVGGAPNAENLRELGNVSSEGAVFDASQYAFFGKEAVQEVELGGLEDDGCLPIVESNEEEFFFNREEAEDVKSLSDIDDLTTTFWKKPVMCLPEKGKTKTESGFTGNSHVLARKCRCWLVNMGKKPESNTGGRASHKELNKVVSGPRSAGVIGERGSRENSTSEWSQREDSINWYDQNAYDSEGSTDGKRWSSQPHSSLAHLHDSKPLYRTSSYPEQQRQEQHYHLQHCSSEPVPNWFDQHIYDTETAHDHDGKRWSSQPHSSVAHLQESKPLYRTSSYPEKQQELPRFSSEPILVPKSSFTSYPPPGGLSQLGSPSHSTGHLNIPYHTGAAQMVLSSQNRSHFSNSALQPSALNLGSHFGVSTRQFPTGSHHNQRIQNQLVNQAGLYPGDHSNLLNNMLQQQLHLHNGSVAPHLMTQLQQQQHRLHHPGQRSAGYLSGFQSHLFNPRPSSGSSVISKYEHMHGITDGRDHKPKSTHKGKHSLRFSLHGSDASSQKSDSGSFQFRSKYMTSDEIESILRMQHAVTHSNDPYVDDYYHQACLAKKPNVAKLKHPFCPSQIREYPPRSRANTEPHSFVQIDALGRVSFSSIRCPRPLLEVDPPNTSSSDQKISEKPLEQEPRFAARVTIEDGLCLLLDVDDIDRYLQFNQPQDGGTHLRRRRQVLLEGLATSLQLVDPLGKNGHKVGLAAKDDLVFIRLVSLPKGRKLLAKYLQLLPPGSELMRIVCMTVFRHLRFLFGGLPSDPAALETTNNLAKVVCQCVRGMDLGALSACLAAVVCSAEQPPLRPIGSTSGDGASLVLISVLERATEVLTDPHAACNFNMGNRSFWQASFDEFFGLLTKYCMNKYHSIMQSMLIQSTSNVDDIGPDAAKSIGREMPVELLRASLPHTDEHQRKLLLDFAQRSVPVVGFNSNTGGSGGHVNSETVLS
- the LOC100812450 gene encoding protein PAT1 homolog 1 isoform X2, which gives rise to MLDMDGFGGGGGVGGAPNAENLRELGNVSSEGAVFDASQYAFFGKEAVQEVELGGLEDDGCLPIVESNEEEFFFNREEAEDVKSLSDIDDLTTTFWKLNKVVSGPRSAGVIGERGSRENSTSEWSQREDSINWYDQNAYDSEGSTDGKRWSSQPHSSLAHLHDSKPLYRTSSYPEQQRQEQHYHLQHCSSEPVPNWFDQHIYDTETAHDHDGKRWSSQPHSSVAHLQESKPLYRTSSYPEKQQELPRFSSEPILVPKSSFTSYPPPGGLSQLGSPSHSTGHLNIPYHTGAAQMVLSSQNRSHFSNSALQPSALNLGSHFGVSTRQFPTGSHHNQRIQNQLVNQAGLYPGDHSNLLNNMLQQQLHLHNGSVAPHLMTQLQQQQHRLHHPGQRSAGYLSGFQSHLFNPRPSSGSSVISKYEHMHGITDGRDHKPKSTHKGKHSLRFSLHGSDASSQKSDSGSFQFRSKYMTSDEIESILRMQHAVTHSNDPYVDDYYHQACLAKKPNVAKLKHPFCPSQIREYPPRSRANTEPHSFVQIDALGRVSFSSIRCPRPLLEVDPPNTSSSDQKISEKPLEQEPRFAARVTIEDGLCLLLDVDDIDRYLQFNQPQDGGTHLRRRRQVLLEGLATSLQLVDPLGKNGHKVGLAAKDDLVFIRLVSLPKGRKLLAKYLQLLPPGSELMRIVCMTVFRHLRFLFGGLPSDPAALETTNNLAKVVCQCVRGMDLGALSACLAAVVCSAEQPPLRPIGSTSGDGASLVLISVLERATEVLTDPHAACNFNMGNRSFWQASFDEFFGLLTKYCMNKYHSIMQSMLIQSTSNVDDIGPDAAKSIGREMPVELLRASLPHTDEHQRKLLLDFAQRSVPVVGFNSNTGGSGGHVNSETVLS